Proteins found in one Bacillus subtilis subsp. subtilis str. 168 genomic segment:
- the yoaI gene encoding putative 4-hydroxyphenylacetate-3-hydroxylase (Evidence 3: Putative function from multiple computational evidences; Product type e: enzyme) produces MGIINGKEFIDRLNKLENEIWYDGEKIKGNISEHPAFKGIIKTKSSLYELQTKDELIHEMTYCLPGDHNRIGLSYLQPKTKNDLKKRRTMIEHWARHTHGMMGRSPDYMNTVMMSFASSAELLKDKENCFPEHILDMYEQAAKHDLSFTHTFITPQVNRSQSYFGLSEKPISAKVIDRTEKGLMIHGARLLATQGGLTDEILVFSAPKFFFETDEAYAFSIPSNTKGVKFITRESFVLSDSSFNHPLSSRYEEMDSIVVFDHVLVPWNRVFFYDNVEAAKDFMTKSSFHAFTFHQVVIRQMIKIEFLLGVAQLLVDTINVSEYQHIQEKLSEIIVGLETIKALIDKSENDAQLDEFGYMRPCLIPLQVISTIIPKLYPRFTEIIQLIGASGMVTLPTENAFDSEIREDLDQYLQATNTNAEERVKIFRLAWDLTMSSFGTRQTHYERYFFGDPIRISSRLYTSYPKQEQLNMIKTFLHADTEH; encoded by the coding sequence ATGGGGATCATCAATGGTAAAGAATTCATTGACCGATTGAATAAACTAGAAAACGAAATATGGTATGATGGCGAAAAAATAAAGGGTAACATTTCTGAGCATCCTGCATTTAAAGGAATAATCAAAACAAAAAGCTCACTTTATGAATTGCAAACAAAGGATGAGTTAATACATGAAATGACTTATTGCCTTCCTGGAGATCATAATCGAATCGGCCTTTCCTATCTCCAGCCTAAAACAAAAAATGATTTGAAAAAAAGAAGGACCATGATTGAACATTGGGCTAGACATACTCATGGAATGATGGGGAGAAGTCCGGATTACATGAATACGGTTATGATGAGCTTTGCTTCGTCAGCGGAGCTTCTAAAAGATAAAGAGAATTGCTTTCCTGAACATATACTAGATATGTATGAACAAGCTGCTAAGCATGACCTTTCCTTTACCCATACATTCATTACTCCGCAAGTGAACCGGTCACAGTCCTATTTTGGGCTAAGTGAAAAACCGATATCTGCTAAAGTCATTGATAGAACCGAAAAAGGTTTAATGATTCATGGCGCACGACTGCTTGCCACACAAGGCGGGTTGACCGATGAAATCTTGGTTTTTTCAGCGCCTAAATTTTTCTTTGAAACAGATGAAGCTTATGCTTTTTCAATCCCTTCTAATACAAAAGGCGTAAAATTCATCACAAGAGAATCATTTGTATTAAGCGACTCTTCCTTTAATCATCCCTTAAGCTCAAGGTATGAAGAAATGGATTCAATTGTGGTTTTTGATCATGTGTTAGTGCCGTGGAATCGTGTGTTTTTTTACGATAATGTGGAAGCAGCTAAAGATTTTATGACAAAAAGCTCTTTTCATGCCTTTACCTTTCACCAGGTTGTCATTAGGCAAATGATAAAAATTGAATTTCTATTAGGTGTTGCACAGCTTCTTGTCGACACCATTAATGTTTCCGAATATCAGCACATCCAAGAAAAGCTCTCAGAAATCATTGTGGGATTGGAAACAATCAAAGCCCTCATTGACAAATCGGAAAATGATGCTCAGTTAGATGAATTCGGCTATATGCGCCCCTGTTTAATTCCTCTTCAAGTCATCAGTACGATCATTCCTAAGCTATATCCTCGATTTACTGAAATCATACAATTAATTGGAGCTAGCGGAATGGTGACACTGCCTACCGAAAATGCATTTGACTCAGAGATACGGGAAGATCTTGACCAATATCTTCAAGCAACCAATACAAATGCTGAAGAACGTGTGAAAATTTTCCGTTTGGCATGGGATTTAACAATGAGTTCATTCGGAACTAGACAAACTCACTACGAAAGATATTTTTTCGGAGATCCTATTCGGATTTCAAGCAGGCTGTATACCAGTTATCCAAAGCAGGAGCAGTTGAACATGATTAAAACATTTTTACATGCAGATACAGAACATTGA
- the exlX gene encoding extracellular endoglucanase precursor (expansin) (Evidence 1a: Function from experimental evidences in the studied strain; PubMedId: 12354229, 18971341, 26751268; Product type e: enzyme), which yields MKKIMSAFVGMVLLTIFCFSPQASAAYDDLHEGYATYTGSGYSGGAFLLDPIPSDMEITAINPADLNYGGVKAALAGSYLEVEGPKGKTTVYVTDLYPEGARGALDLSPNAFRKIGNMKDGKINIKWRVVKAPITGNFTYRIKEGSSRWWAAIQVRNHKYPVMKMEYEKDGKWINMEKMDYNHFVSTNLGTGSLKVRMTDIRGKVVKDTIPKLPESGTSKAYTVPGHVQFPE from the coding sequence ATGAAAAAGATCATGAGTGCATTTGTTGGTATGGTTTTGTTGACGATCTTCTGTTTTTCCCCGCAAGCTTCGGCAGCATATGACGACCTGCATGAAGGTTATGCAACGTATACAGGGTCAGGCTATTCAGGAGGAGCTTTCCTGCTGGATCCCATTCCTTCCGATATGGAGATTACTGCAATAAATCCGGCGGATCTCAATTACGGAGGAGTAAAAGCGGCACTTGCCGGCTCTTATTTGGAAGTTGAAGGGCCAAAAGGGAAAACAACCGTATATGTTACTGATCTTTATCCCGAAGGCGCTCGGGGAGCTCTTGATCTGTCACCTAATGCCTTCCGTAAAATCGGCAATATGAAAGACGGAAAAATCAATATTAAATGGCGTGTTGTCAAAGCCCCAATCACCGGCAATTTCACGTACCGGATCAAAGAAGGCAGCAGCAGGTGGTGGGCAGCAATCCAAGTCAGAAATCACAAGTATCCTGTTATGAAAATGGAATATGAAAAGGATGGTAAGTGGATCAACATGGAGAAAATGGACTATAACCATTTTGTGAGTACGAATTTAGGTACTGGCTCTCTCAAAGTCAGAATGACTGACATCCGCGGAAAAGTTGTGAAAGACACCATTCCAAAGCTGCCTGAAAGCGGAACGTCCAAAGCCTATACAGTACCGGGCCATGTTCAGTTTCCTGAATAA
- the yoaK gene encoding hypothetical protein (Evidence 3: Putative function from multiple computational evidences; PubMedId: 15849754, 16850406; Product type m: membrane component) yields the protein MTAAAYRNTLLSLLCLTAGIVDVIGYLSLGHVFTANMTGNIVLLGLAIGKSIQVTVFNSLTALIGFICGVIIATLMVGKAENTLWPSAVTKALALEAFILFVFACLSFYRAFVPVHILIILMSISMGIQTTAAKKLGIAGISSTVLTGTLASLLEDISGRLFFKKQKKTFLRDTVLRALAIILYCVGAIIVALAEPDFYHFIIWVPIVLIFGIMMTAKLKLSGEK from the coding sequence TTGACTGCAGCAGCTTATCGAAACACCTTGCTATCACTTTTATGTTTAACAGCTGGAATCGTGGATGTAATCGGGTATTTAAGCCTGGGACATGTGTTCACAGCTAATATGACTGGAAACATTGTATTATTGGGGTTAGCTATCGGCAAATCCATTCAGGTCACTGTTTTTAATTCCTTGACTGCGCTAATCGGATTTATATGCGGCGTGATCATTGCTACATTGATGGTCGGAAAGGCGGAAAATACCCTTTGGCCTTCTGCTGTGACAAAAGCCCTCGCACTTGAAGCATTCATTTTGTTTGTCTTTGCTTGTCTTTCTTTTTACCGGGCATTTGTTCCTGTGCACATTCTAATTATACTCATGAGCATTTCTATGGGGATTCAAACTACAGCAGCAAAAAAACTGGGGATTGCAGGTATTTCTTCAACTGTGTTGACCGGCACTTTGGCTTCTCTTTTAGAGGATATATCCGGCCGTTTGTTTTTTAAGAAGCAAAAGAAGACTTTCTTAAGAGATACTGTGTTAAGAGCACTGGCTATTATTTTGTATTGTGTAGGGGCTATTATTGTTGCTCTGGCTGAGCCTGATTTTTATCACTTCATTATTTGGGTTCCGATTGTGCTGATCTTTGGCATCATGATGACAGCTAAGTTGAAACTGAGCGGGGAAAAATAG